The proteins below are encoded in one region of Haematospirillum jordaniae:
- a CDS encoding DEAD/DEAH box helicase: MKFTLKDYQDDAVKEVLDRLKKARKRWHEDRDKHAFSLTATTGAGKTVMAAAVFESLFYGNDDFDFEADPGAVVIWFSDDPSLNEQSRWRLQEASDKLTISDLVSVGNSFAGEKFRPGKIYFLNTQKLSKNSLLVRGHDPNDPTLETADGQRIMPDMRSHTIWDTIQNTIEDPNLTLYLILDEAHRGMKGGGRSNGDGKPTIVKQLINGSGAVPGIPIVWGISATVQRFNDAVSGMQDRSTLPNVIVDAKKVQDSGLLKDTINLDVPDETGDFSTVLLRRGTAKLSDISNAWAEYAKQQDDADTVLPLMVLQVPNSPDHNEIGLWLDTIFEQWPELQHDSIANVFGEHKTETFGRHMAPYIAPERVQESDWVRILIAKDAISTGWDCPRAEVMVSFRAATDKTHITQLLGRMVRTPLARRIPGNDRLNAVDCLLPHFDKKSVEAVVAALMSGGEAGEELPGRRVLINPREMKPNPAISENVWQKLLSLPSQTLPKRQARPVKRLTALAHELAVDGLLADAGKKAHAELHKVLDGAQVRYAEEIKKARDSVMTVEGKTVKADVETKEMTFDDFVEAADYAVIEDAYKRAARVISPDLATTYSEHLASKAEEDDDPEEALIEAHTAIAALGLVPDLKDDLETAAEKLSNQWLTNYRVQIKNLSDERQDVYRQIREMSADPLDVDLARPNTWLQMTTARKADGTEEPLPRFERHMLCDEDGLFHGDFNSWEGKVVKAELERAGTVAWYRNPARASQDSLGVTYEEGGDIKIVRPDFIFFAQLDDGTVVADIVDPHGIQFGDALPKLKGLAEYAETNAGTYRRIEVIAEVGGTFRTIDLTETSARAAIKSAATVKEVYDSEVAHDYVM, from the coding sequence ATGAAGTTTACGCTGAAGGATTATCAGGACGATGCCGTCAAAGAGGTTCTGGACCGGCTGAAGAAAGCCCGCAAACGCTGGCATGAAGACCGTGACAAGCACGCTTTCTCGCTGACTGCGACGACCGGCGCGGGCAAGACCGTCATGGCGGCAGCAGTCTTTGAATCCCTTTTCTATGGTAACGACGATTTCGACTTCGAGGCTGATCCAGGTGCTGTGGTGATCTGGTTCAGCGATGACCCGTCTCTGAACGAGCAATCCCGCTGGCGGCTTCAGGAAGCGTCCGACAAGCTCACCATCTCCGATCTGGTCAGCGTCGGGAACAGTTTCGCTGGAGAGAAATTCCGGCCCGGCAAAATCTACTTCCTGAACACGCAGAAACTGTCCAAGAACAGCCTTCTGGTGCGCGGGCACGATCCCAACGACCCCACGCTGGAAACGGCAGACGGCCAACGCATTATGCCGGACATGCGGTCGCATACGATCTGGGATACGATCCAGAACACCATCGAAGATCCCAACCTAACCCTGTACCTGATCCTCGATGAAGCCCATCGAGGTATGAAAGGGGGTGGTCGGTCCAACGGCGACGGCAAACCGACAATCGTCAAGCAGCTCATCAACGGTTCGGGTGCAGTGCCCGGTATCCCGATCGTCTGGGGTATATCCGCAACCGTTCAACGATTCAACGATGCCGTTTCCGGTATGCAGGACCGTAGCACCCTGCCCAACGTGATTGTCGATGCAAAGAAGGTGCAGGATTCGGGCCTTCTGAAAGACACGATCAACCTCGATGTGCCCGACGAGACCGGCGATTTTTCAACCGTGCTTCTGCGTCGCGGCACGGCCAAGCTGAGTGATATCTCGAACGCCTGGGCGGAGTACGCCAAGCAGCAGGATGACGCCGATACCGTTCTGCCCCTCATGGTGTTGCAGGTTCCAAACTCCCCGGACCACAACGAAATCGGCCTATGGCTCGACACGATCTTCGAGCAATGGCCAGAGCTTCAGCACGACTCTATCGCCAACGTTTTCGGTGAACACAAAACCGAGACCTTTGGCCGACATATGGCCCCCTACATCGCACCGGAACGAGTTCAGGAATCCGATTGGGTACGCATTCTGATTGCCAAGGACGCTATCAGCACAGGCTGGGACTGCCCGCGTGCGGAAGTCATGGTTTCCTTCCGGGCGGCAACGGACAAGACCCACATCACCCAGCTTCTCGGTCGAATGGTGCGCACGCCACTGGCACGGCGTATCCCCGGTAACGACCGGCTGAACGCGGTCGATTGCCTTCTCCCTCATTTTGACAAGAAATCGGTTGAGGCCGTTGTCGCCGCGCTCATGTCAGGCGGCGAAGCTGGCGAGGAACTGCCCGGTCGGCGGGTGCTGATCAATCCGCGCGAGATGAAGCCCAATCCGGCAATCTCTGAGAACGTTTGGCAAAAGCTGCTTTCCTTGCCGTCGCAAACCTTGCCGAAGCGGCAGGCTCGCCCGGTCAAACGGCTAACGGCGCTTGCTCACGAACTGGCTGTTGACGGCCTCCTCGCGGACGCCGGCAAGAAAGCTCATGCCGAATTGCACAAGGTTCTGGACGGCGCACAAGTCCGGTATGCCGAAGAAATCAAGAAAGCCCGCGACTCAGTGATGACCGTTGAAGGGAAGACGGTGAAGGCGGATGTAGAAACCAAGGAAATGACCTTCGACGATTTTGTCGAAGCTGCCGACTACGCCGTCATCGAAGACGCATACAAACGCGCGGCGCGGGTTATCAGCCCTGACCTTGCCACGACCTACAGTGAACACCTTGCCAGCAAAGCCGAAGAGGATGACGATCCCGAGGAAGCGCTGATCGAGGCTCATACCGCGATTGCGGCGCTTGGGCTTGTCCCTGATCTGAAGGACGATCTTGAGACGGCTGCGGAGAAGCTGTCAAACCAGTGGTTGACCAATTACCGGGTTCAAATCAAGAACCTTTCCGATGAACGTCAAGACGTCTATCGCCAAATTCGGGAAATGAGCGCTGATCCGTTGGATGTCGATCTTGCACGGCCCAACACTTGGCTTCAGATGACCACGGCGCGCAAGGCCGACGGCACCGAAGAGCCGCTACCACGCTTCGAAAGGCACATGCTTTGCGATGAGGATGGCCTTTTCCACGGCGACTTCAATTCATGGGAAGGCAAGGTCGTCAAGGCCGAGTTGGAGCGAGCCGGTACGGTCGCCTGGTATCGAAACCCAGCCCGTGCAAGTCAGGATTCGTTGGGCGTAACCTATGAAGAAGGCGGCGACATAAAAATAGTTCGGCCAGATTTCATCTTCTTTGCGCAGCTGGACGACGGCACGGTGGTCGCTGATATCGTCGATCCCCACGGCATTCAGTTTGGTGACGCTCTTCCGAAGCTGAAGGGCTTGGCGGAGTACGCTGAAACTAACGCGGGCACATACCGGCGCATCGAGGTTATCGCCGAAGTTGGAGGGACCTTTCGCACTATCGACCTGACGGAGACTTCAGCCCGAGCGGCGATTAAATCCGCAGCGACGGTGAAGGAGGTTTACGATAGCGAGGTGGCGCATGATTACGTCATGTAG
- a CDS encoding glycosyltransferase produces the protein MFFLSLTPPDFFLSHRLHLAVAARATGITVHIATGLGPACKEVADLGFQHHLLPISRSGRNPFAELRTLWGLYRLMRTIRPNLVHLVTIKPVLYGGLMARLAGVPAMVAAITGLGTVFIDRKRDRFWMRRGAEWLYRLALGHSNARL, from the coding sequence TTGTTCTTTTTGTCGTTAACTCCCCCTGATTTTTTTCTATCTCATCGGCTGCACTTGGCGGTTGCGGCACGGGCTACGGGTATCACGGTTCACATAGCTACAGGTTTAGGCCCGGCATGCAAGGAGGTCGCCGACTTGGGATTTCAGCACCACCTTTTGCCAATTTCCCGTAGTGGACGCAACCCGTTTGCCGAACTAAGAACCTTGTGGGGACTTTATCGGCTGATGCGAACGATAAGGCCTAACCTTGTTCACTTGGTAACCATCAAGCCCGTCCTGTATGGTGGTTTGATGGCAAGACTGGCAGGTGTTCCTGCAATGGTGGCCGCTATAACCGGGTTGGGTACGGTTTTTATTGATCGCAAACGGGATCGATTCTGGATGCGCCGTGGTGCTGAGTGGCTTTATCGACTCGCATTAGGGCATTCGAATGCTAGGCTCTAG
- the asnB gene encoding asparagine synthase (glutamine-hydrolyzing), with translation MCGIFGILASDDSASELSHMQNMGNAILHRGPDDHGYWSAPDKGIALGHRRLSILDLSPAGHQPMLSACGRYVIAFNGEVYNYRTIRKELESTPYFVDMVHGWRGHSDTEVILAAIGCWGFTATLDRLVGMFAIALWDQQEQALYLARDRIGEKPLYYGRMGGTFLFGSELKALRAHPAWRADIDRGALCLLLRHNYIPAPYSIYQGVHKLPPGKYLRVKRSRDARVGTYWTLPDVVGRAKTHMFEGSDEDAVDALEARLREAISGQMVADVPLGAFLSGGIDSSTVVALMQAQSSRPVSTFSIGFHEEGYDEAKHARRVAEHLGTDHTELYVTPKQALDVIPLLPELYDEPFSDSSQIPTFLVSQLAKKHVTVSLSGDGGDELFGGYNRYFVAGDAWQKTSRIPLPLRSALGNGIKILSPKVWSALASIATPFLPGRYQHMNAGDKLHKIAKILSLQGQDAAYKQLVSHWPDPAAVVLLGYEPPTVLTDPPGGLAQKNFVERMMLLDSISYLPDDILVKVDRAAMGVSLETRVPMLDHRVVEFAWSLPFNMKVRNGDAKWLLKQVLYRHVPRQMLERPKMGFGVPIDNWLRGPLRHWAEDLLDPVQMKSEGFFDPLPIQEKWQQHLSGGQNWQYLLWDVLMFQAWLRKQ, from the coding sequence ATGTGCGGAATATTCGGTATTCTCGCGTCGGATGACTCCGCCAGTGAGCTTTCTCATATGCAGAATATGGGAAACGCGATTCTTCATCGCGGTCCAGACGATCATGGCTATTGGAGCGCGCCCGACAAGGGGATTGCCCTGGGTCACAGGCGATTATCGATCCTTGATCTCTCGCCTGCGGGACACCAGCCAATGCTTTCGGCATGCGGCCGCTACGTCATTGCTTTCAACGGCGAGGTCTACAATTACCGCACGATCCGGAAGGAGCTTGAGTCAACACCTTACTTTGTCGATATGGTGCACGGGTGGCGCGGCCATTCGGACACAGAGGTGATCCTTGCTGCGATAGGTTGCTGGGGTTTTACCGCAACGCTGGATCGCTTGGTTGGTATGTTTGCGATTGCCCTATGGGATCAGCAGGAGCAGGCATTGTACCTAGCGCGAGACCGTATTGGCGAGAAGCCGCTTTACTATGGTCGCATGGGGGGCACTTTTCTTTTCGGATCGGAACTGAAGGCACTGCGTGCACATCCGGCATGGCGGGCGGATATTGACAGAGGCGCGCTATGCCTCTTGCTACGGCACAACTATATTCCCGCACCTTATTCCATTTACCAGGGGGTACACAAATTGCCGCCCGGCAAGTATCTGCGGGTCAAAAGGAGCAGGGATGCTCGCGTCGGAACCTATTGGACGCTGCCGGATGTAGTCGGCCGTGCGAAGACGCATATGTTCGAGGGCAGCGATGAAGATGCGGTCGATGCGCTGGAGGCGCGCTTGCGCGAAGCGATCAGCGGGCAGATGGTGGCTGATGTTCCGTTGGGAGCCTTTCTGTCGGGAGGAATAGACTCGTCGACGGTGGTTGCTCTGATGCAGGCGCAAAGCAGCCGGCCCGTCAGCACGTTCTCCATCGGGTTCCACGAAGAAGGGTATGACGAGGCGAAGCATGCCAGACGGGTGGCGGAGCATCTTGGCACGGACCACACCGAGCTTTACGTTACGCCCAAACAGGCGCTCGATGTGATTCCCCTGCTGCCGGAGCTCTACGACGAGCCGTTCTCGGACTCCTCGCAGATTCCGACATTCCTAGTCTCGCAACTGGCGAAAAAACATGTAACCGTTAGCCTGTCGGGTGATGGAGGAGATGAGCTCTTCGGTGGCTATAACCGCTATTTCGTCGCGGGTGATGCATGGCAAAAAACTAGCCGCATCCCCCTGCCACTGAGAAGCGCACTAGGGAATGGAATCAAAATCTTAAGTCCGAAGGTCTGGTCTGCGCTGGCCAGTATCGCGACCCCGTTCCTGCCGGGACGTTATCAGCATATGAATGCGGGCGACAAGTTGCACAAGATCGCAAAAATCCTGAGCTTGCAAGGACAGGACGCTGCCTACAAGCAATTGGTCTCTCATTGGCCGGATCCAGCTGCCGTGGTTCTCCTTGGGTATGAGCCACCTACCGTGCTGACCGATCCGCCGGGGGGGCTGGCGCAGAAGAACTTCGTTGAGCGCATGATGCTACTGGATTCCATCAGCTATTTGCCGGATGATATTCTGGTCAAGGTGGATCGTGCGGCGATGGGTGTGAGTTTGGAAACACGCGTGCCCATGCTGGACCATCGGGTAGTTGAATTTGCTTGGTCGCTGCCGTTCAATATGAAGGTGCGAAACGGTGATGCTAAGTGGTTGCTCAAACAGGTCCTATACCGTCATGTACCCCGGCAGATGCTGGAGCGGCCGAAAATGGGGTTCGGGGTGCCGATCGACAATTGGCTACGTGGCCCCCTGCGTCATTGGGCCGAGGACCTGCTCGATCCGGTGCAGATGAAGTCGGAAGGATTTTTTGATCCGCTTCCAATTCAGGAAAAATGGCAACAGCACCTTTCAGGTGGTCAGAACTGGCAGTATCTGCTTTGGGATGTACTGATGTTTCAGGCGTGGTTGAGAAAACAATAG
- a CDS encoding glycosyltransferase: MYVIGSLSVGGAERHVVAIAAGLRRRGWHTSVFALSRSGPLLATLDAEGVAVVGPPMGGLPERLLGKRISAWLRHVQGAVLLMWTLLWHRKTVVHFFLPAAYIVGGIAACLVGARPRIMSRRSLNRYQLKRPHYRRVERLLHSRMDFLVGNSLAVIRELEAESQGKAPVRLIYNGIDAQWAQGADGGRIRLELGLDASALVFVIVANLIPYKGHSDLLHALAAIHQQLPDSWCLLCVGRDDGILPILQDQAQTLGIAANVRWLGARMDINDCLAAANVAVSASHEEGFSNAVLEAMLAGLPMVVTNVGGNSEAVVDGVTGYVVPPHAPQDLGAALLKLAGDAGRGEMGKMGRQRVIEQFSMKACLDGYEALYEEFRSMRA, encoded by the coding sequence ATGTACGTCATAGGCTCACTGTCTGTGGGAGGGGCGGAGCGTCATGTCGTCGCCATTGCCGCCGGTTTACGCCGGCGTGGGTGGCATACCAGCGTATTTGCCTTGTCGCGCAGCGGCCCCCTGTTGGCAACACTAGATGCCGAAGGGGTTGCGGTAGTTGGTCCTCCGATGGGAGGGCTTCCGGAAAGGTTGCTTGGCAAGCGCATTTCGGCGTGGCTGCGACACGTGCAGGGCGCGGTGTTGCTGATGTGGACTCTGCTGTGGCATAGAAAGACGGTGGTGCATTTCTTTCTCCCCGCGGCATATATCGTGGGAGGAATCGCAGCGTGCCTGGTCGGAGCTCGCCCACGCATTATGAGCCGGCGCAGCCTTAACCGCTACCAGCTCAAGCGTCCCCATTACCGCAGGGTGGAGCGCCTCCTGCATTCACGGATGGATTTTCTGGTGGGCAATTCGCTGGCCGTGATCCGTGAGTTGGAAGCCGAGTCGCAGGGCAAGGCGCCGGTCCGGCTAATCTACAACGGCATCGATGCGCAGTGGGCTCAGGGAGCGGATGGCGGACGGATAAGGCTCGAGTTGGGCCTAGATGCGTCGGCGCTGGTCTTCGTGATCGTCGCCAACCTGATTCCCTACAAGGGGCATTCGGACTTACTGCACGCGCTTGCCGCTATCCACCAGCAGTTGCCCGACAGTTGGTGTTTGCTGTGTGTCGGCCGCGACGATGGCATATTGCCAATTTTGCAGGATCAGGCGCAAACCTTGGGTATCGCCGCCAACGTGCGGTGGCTGGGGGCGCGCATGGATATCAACGACTGTCTCGCTGCGGCCAATGTTGCGGTATCCGCTTCACATGAGGAAGGTTTTTCCAATGCTGTGCTGGAGGCCATGCTTGCAGGGCTTCCCATGGTCGTCACCAACGTGGGGGGCAACTCCGAGGCGGTGGTTGACGGCGTCACGGGTTACGTTGTGCCTCCTCATGCTCCGCAAGATTTGGGCGCGGCCCTGCTGAAGCTAGCCGGGGATGCTGGTAGGGGCGAAATGGGGAAGATGGGTCGGCAACGCGTGATCGAGCAGTTTTCGATGAAAGCCTGCTTGGATGGGTACGAGGCGCTCTATGAAGAATTCAGAAGCATGCGTGCGTGA
- the wecB gene encoding non-hydrolyzing UDP-N-acetylglucosamine 2-epimerase — protein MPDKMRIHLVAGARPNFMKVGPLYHALAETDWADPVLVHTGQHFSADMSDVFLRDLGLPTPHFHLQASGTTHAEKTAAVLTAYEALCLRNRPDWVVVVGDINSTIAATLAAKKLNLPVAHLEAGLRSGDRNMPEEINRLLVDAVADLLWTPSEDADTNLLREGVAPERIVRVGNIMIDAYCMLQERISEAGTAARLGLQRLSYAVVTMHRPVNVDHRENLSVIVDQLIKLAESIPVVFPVHPRTRSRLESFDLMHKLSNAGIRLLEPLGYIEFMNLVANCRIVVTDSGGIQEETSYLGVPCLTARESTERPITLSLGSNQLIAISRIEQAAKSVIETVASRMNTTIPLWDGHAAERVVESLFSTAEAKFMNGTQALIGFGEANPEQAPTGSLTHLFDVIQRVGQPCIVCARVPLNHPDVAALLSQPLVEGVILESEDRELLAAFPRRLGFYTKGGGDWQLPAQVVADMVYVGRWTDFGARVAWLAWRAGIRRIHHAVAFQSHHTRGTIWVAVEKSLRSLLYRLWQSPLRRKLADSTGLAFRLEQYLFSKRLRLFEDLPLPVPGAPTVWQKGKIVVVGGMLGPGGAERQLTATLLGLFARGHRDLHFLHHSPMHKPNDFFLPQLIEAGIPFSQVDLFGDSNLASPGIEEALEQRLAPLGDLGTEVAAYAREFLVRRPEIVHVWLDYVNVVAGLAALLVGVPRIVLSCRSLAPVHFGFIQPYMRPIYRLLAKSPCVTFLNNSEAGASDYRRWLGITPLKIQVVRNGFDFSTLPPPQELPHLRSEYRRRLGIPADAPVVGVIMRISEEKRPLLWIEIARQVGLQVTDAHFLIVGDGPLRKQAETMGREVLADRIHFPGHEKNVFLALAAMDLFMLTSRMEGLPNVLIEAQAIGVPPVAIDAGGTRETVKCGKSGWVIPTSKVSVVVKKVAGLLADKSAVAEAAQYGHTFVRAKFSVHEMIDKTLLMYGYEN, from the coding sequence ATGCCTGACAAGATGCGGATTCATCTCGTGGCGGGAGCGCGGCCGAATTTCATGAAGGTCGGCCCACTGTATCACGCTCTCGCCGAGACCGACTGGGCCGACCCGGTATTGGTGCACACCGGGCAGCATTTCAGCGCCGACATGTCCGATGTGTTCCTTCGCGACCTTGGACTCCCAACGCCGCACTTCCATCTGCAGGCCTCGGGCACCACTCATGCCGAGAAGACGGCCGCGGTGCTGACAGCATATGAGGCGCTGTGCCTGCGCAATCGGCCTGATTGGGTCGTGGTTGTCGGCGACATCAACTCGACCATCGCTGCCACGTTGGCCGCCAAGAAACTCAATCTCCCCGTGGCCCACCTTGAGGCCGGGCTGCGCAGCGGCGATCGGAACATGCCGGAGGAAATCAATCGCTTGCTCGTCGATGCAGTTGCCGATCTCCTGTGGACGCCCTCCGAGGACGCTGACACCAACCTGTTGCGCGAGGGTGTCGCGCCTGAACGGATCGTCCGTGTCGGGAACATCATGATCGATGCCTATTGCATGCTTCAGGAGCGTATCTCGGAAGCGGGCACGGCCGCCCGTCTTGGCCTACAGCGGCTCTCCTATGCAGTCGTCACCATGCATAGACCGGTCAACGTCGATCATCGGGAGAATCTGTCGGTAATCGTCGATCAGTTGATCAAACTTGCAGAGAGCATTCCTGTCGTTTTCCCGGTACATCCCCGGACGCGCTCGCGTCTGGAGTCGTTTGACCTGATGCACAAGCTAAGCAATGCAGGGATACGGCTGCTTGAACCACTGGGCTACATCGAGTTTATGAACCTCGTCGCGAACTGCCGAATCGTGGTGACGGACTCGGGGGGAATCCAGGAGGAGACATCCTACCTGGGTGTGCCATGCCTGACCGCGCGTGAGTCGACCGAGCGTCCGATCACTTTGAGCTTGGGCAGCAATCAATTGATTGCCATTTCGCGTATTGAGCAAGCGGCGAAATCGGTCATAGAGACGGTTGCATCGCGCATGAACACGACCATCCCGTTATGGGATGGTCATGCGGCGGAACGCGTGGTTGAGAGCCTTTTTTCGACAGCAGAGGCGAAGTTCATGAACGGCACTCAGGCCTTGATTGGTTTCGGTGAGGCAAATCCCGAACAAGCGCCAACTGGGTCGCTCACCCATCTTTTTGACGTGATTCAGCGTGTCGGGCAACCTTGCATAGTCTGCGCCCGAGTTCCGCTTAACCACCCAGACGTTGCCGCTCTACTTTCCCAACCTCTGGTAGAGGGCGTTATTCTTGAATCGGAGGATCGCGAACTTCTGGCGGCATTCCCCCGCCGCCTGGGTTTTTACACGAAGGGTGGTGGCGATTGGCAACTGCCAGCTCAGGTTGTTGCTGACATGGTTTATGTCGGGCGCTGGACAGATTTTGGTGCGCGAGTGGCTTGGCTCGCATGGCGTGCTGGCATTCGCCGCATTCACCATGCTGTCGCGTTTCAGTCACATCACACGCGTGGCACTATCTGGGTGGCTGTCGAGAAATCCCTGAGATCCTTGCTGTATCGGCTTTGGCAGTCGCCGTTGCGACGCAAGTTGGCAGACAGTACAGGACTCGCATTTCGACTTGAACAATACCTGTTTTCCAAGAGGTTGCGGCTCTTCGAGGATTTACCCCTGCCGGTACCCGGCGCGCCTACTGTGTGGCAGAAAGGAAAAATTGTCGTGGTCGGCGGAATGCTCGGCCCTGGGGGGGCTGAGCGCCAGCTCACTGCAACGTTGCTGGGGCTTTTTGCGCGCGGACACCGGGATTTGCATTTCTTGCATCACTCGCCGATGCACAAGCCGAATGACTTTTTCCTGCCGCAACTGATTGAAGCCGGAATTCCATTTTCTCAAGTAGATCTGTTCGGCGACAGCAACCTAGCATCACCCGGAATTGAGGAAGCGCTTGAGCAGCGTTTAGCGCCGCTTGGCGATTTGGGTACCGAGGTCGCTGCCTACGCAAGAGAGTTTCTTGTCCGTCGGCCCGAGATCGTACATGTCTGGCTTGACTATGTGAATGTCGTGGCAGGACTAGCTGCTCTCCTCGTTGGCGTGCCGCGAATAGTGCTCTCCTGCCGAAGCCTTGCACCGGTGCATTTTGGCTTCATCCAGCCCTACATGCGTCCAATATACCGGCTACTGGCAAAATCACCATGCGTTACTTTCCTGAATAACAGTGAGGCAGGGGCATCAGATTACAGGCGATGGCTTGGTATTACACCATTAAAGATACAGGTGGTCCGGAACGGTTTTGATTTCTCCACCCTGCCACCGCCGCAAGAACTGCCACATCTTCGTAGCGAGTACCGTCGCCGTCTCGGCATTCCTGCCGATGCGCCCGTCGTCGGTGTGATCATGAGAATCTCTGAAGAGAAGCGCCCTCTGCTCTGGATCGAAATCGCGCGGCAAGTGGGACTTCAGGTCACGGATGCTCACTTCTTGATCGTCGGCGACGGACCGCTGCGGAAACAAGCGGAGACTATGGGCCGTGAAGTTTTGGCAGATCGGATACACTTTCCTGGTCACGAAAAAAACGTCTTCTTGGCCCTCGCGGCCATGGATCTATTCATGCTGACATCACGCATGGAGGGGTTGCCGAATGTTCTAATAGAAGCCCAAGCGATTGGCGTGCCACCCGTCGCAATTGATGCGGGCGGGACAAGAGAGACCGTAAAGTGTGGCAAATCTGGTTGGGTAATCCCCACATCGAAAGTCTCCGTCGTAGTAAAAAAGGTGGCCGGTCTGCTGGCTGACAAGTCGGCAGTCGCGGAGGCTGCACAGTACGGCCATACGTTTGTGCGCGCGAAATTCAGCGTGCACGAAATGATCGATAAAACTTTGCTTATGTATGGCTACGAAAACTAG
- a CDS encoding glycosyltransferase has protein sequence MELVDSGNLDAQVGAMSRRLLALAWMMPPLIFPRSLQVSRTLRAMSERGWKITVVAVPPDVEPFAAQDPRLEAFYRGSFEIRYVEPREEVESSPLWLRIVRHILRTKNTRDPNWIRRASTALCQQIAAESPDALISFAQPWINHRVALRVKRRHPQLAWVVHFSDPWVDSPYFIPPNENARATAIKQEREIISTADAVIFTTRETADLVMAKYPASWGGKVHVLSHGYDADILELIEPRPQSERFTIIHTGNLYEKREPYALLRALATLRAELSAAELRVEFVGHATQAMQERVKQLDLDDIVSLAPNVPFLDSLAIAQSADLLLVIDAPAEHSVFLPSKIVDYLSLRRPILALTPQAGASARVLGGLGFPTVDPTDEAGILAKLRESLARWQKGESVTPVPSSEMLRAFDIREVTAGFEEVVVSAISDEERKHA, from the coding sequence ATGGAGCTTGTTGATTCTGGAAATCTGGATGCGCAGGTGGGTGCCATGAGCCGCAGACTGCTGGCGCTGGCGTGGATGATGCCGCCATTGATTTTTCCTCGGTCGCTACAGGTCTCGCGAACATTGCGCGCAATGTCAGAGCGGGGCTGGAAGATCACGGTTGTCGCAGTGCCGCCGGATGTTGAGCCCTTTGCAGCACAAGATCCGCGTTTGGAGGCATTCTATCGGGGTAGCTTCGAAATCCGTTATGTGGAGCCTCGCGAGGAGGTCGAATCGAGCCCGCTCTGGCTTCGCATCGTTCGACACATTCTGCGCACAAAAAACACGCGGGATCCAAATTGGATTCGCCGTGCTTCAACGGCCCTCTGTCAGCAAATAGCTGCAGAAAGTCCGGATGCGCTCATCAGTTTTGCCCAGCCCTGGATCAATCATCGGGTTGCTCTGCGTGTCAAGCGCCGGCACCCGCAGCTTGCTTGGGTCGTACATTTCAGCGACCCTTGGGTGGACAGTCCTTATTTCATCCCCCCTAATGAAAACGCACGTGCAACGGCAATCAAGCAGGAGCGAGAGATCATTTCTACAGCGGACGCCGTAATCTTCACGACACGGGAAACGGCCGATCTGGTCATGGCCAAATATCCGGCTTCTTGGGGCGGAAAAGTTCATGTCCTCTCGCATGGTTACGATGCGGATATTCTTGAATTGATCGAACCAAGACCCCAGTCTGAAAGATTCACCATCATCCACACCGGCAACCTCTACGAAAAGCGGGAGCCCTACGCTTTACTGCGCGCCTTGGCGACCTTGCGTGCCGAACTGAGCGCAGCAGAATTGAGGGTCGAATTCGTTGGCCATGCTACGCAGGCGATGCAGGAGAGGGTGAAGCAACTGGATTTGGACGACATCGTATCGCTCGCCCCCAACGTACCGTTCCTTGACAGCCTGGCCATTGCGCAGTCGGCCGATCTTCTTCTGGTCATCGATGCACCGGCGGAACACAGCGTGTTCCTGCCGAGCAAGATCGTGGATTACCTCTCGCTGCGTCGTCCCATCCTCGCCTTGACGCCTCAGGCAGGTGCTTCGGCACGCGTGCTCGGTGGCCTCGGTTTTCCGACGGTCGACCCGACAGACGAGGCAGGCATCCTTGCCAAGCTGCGCGAATCTCTTGCGCGGTGGCAGAAGGGAGAAAGTGTGACTCCCGTGCCATCGTCAGAGATGCTGCGAGCGTTCGACATTCGGGAGGTGACGGCCGGATTCGAAGAGGTCGTGGTGAGCGCCATATCCGATGAGGAGCGTAAACATGCCTGA